The Streptomyces cyanogenus DNA segment GGCGGTGATCGGGTGCTCGGCGATCGAGGTGGCGCAGCCCGTCTGCAGGTTGGAGGTGGGGCACATCTCCAGGGCGATACGGCGGTCGCGCACCCAGGAGGCGAGCCGGCCGAGCTTGCCGGACGCGAGGTCGGGGATGTCCTCGGTGAGGCGGACGCCATGGCCGATGCGCTGGGCGCCGCACACCTGGAGGGCCTGGTGGATGCTGGGCAGACCGTGCGCCTCGCCGGCGTGGATGGTGAAGGGCACGTTCTCGCGGCGCAGGTGCTCGAAGGCGGCGAGGTGGTCGGCGGGCGGGAAACCGTCCTCGGCGCCGGCGATGTCGAAGCCGACGACACCGGCGTCCCGGTAGGCGACGGCCAGGTCGGCGGCCTCACGGACGCGGTCGAACATCCGCATGCCGCACAGCAGGGTGCCGACCCGGACCGGGGTGCCGGCCGCCGCGGCCTTCGCCATGCCGGCGGCGAGGCCCTCCTGGACGGTCTCCACGACCTCGCTCATCGTCAGCCCGCCGTTGGTGTTCAGCTCGGGCGCGTAACGCACCTCGGCGTAGACGACACCGTCGGCGGCGAGGTCGAGGACGTACTCCTCGGCGGTGCGCAGCAGGCCCTCGCGGGTCTGCATGACGGCGAGGGTGTGCTCGAAGGTGGCGATGTAGCGGACCAGGTCGCCGGAGTTGGCGGCCTCGAAGTACCAGGCGGCCAGCTCGTCGGGGTCGGTGGTGGGCAGGGTGTGGCCGACCGCGTCCGCGAGTTCGACGACGGTGGCGGGGCGCAGGCCGCCGTCGAGGTGGTCGTGCAGGACGGCCTTGGGGAGCCGGCGGAGGGTCTCGGAGTCGATGCGGGACGCGGTCATGGTCGTTTCGTTCCTCGGCAGGTGGTGCGGTGGTGGGTCAGTGTCCGGCGGGCTGGAGCAGGTCCCAGCGGTTGCCGTACAGGTCCTGGAAGACGGCGACCGTGCCGTACGGCTCGTGGCGCGGCTCTTCCAGGAAGGTCACGCCGGCCGCGGTCATCCGGGCGTGGTCGCGGGCGAAGTCGTCGGTGTGCAGGAAGAAGCCGACGCGCCCGCCGGTCTGGTCCCCGACCCGGGCCCGCTGGCCGGCGTCCTTGCCGCGGGCCAGCAGCAGACCGGTGCCCAGGCCGTCACCGGGCTCGACGACGACCCAGCGGGAGCCGTCGGGGCGCGGGGCGTCCTCGACGAGATGGAACCCCAGGGCCTCCGTGTAGAAGCGGATAGCCTCGTCGTAGTCGTGCACGACGAGGGTGACCAGGGCGAGGCGGCGCATGCTGACCTTCCGGACGGGGCTGGTTAGCGGACGAGGTTATACGTAAAACCTACCGCACGCCAGTGCTGGTTCTACGCGCGTCACGCAAGGGGCCTCTTGGAGTTGGTGCGGGGCTATGTGGCGAGCCGGCGCGGGGCTATGCGGGGAGCCCATGCGGGGCTCTGCGAAGAGCCGACGCGGGGCTCTGCGAGGAGCCGGCCCAGGGCTCGGCGGGAAGCCGGCGCGGGGCTCTGTGGCGAGCCGGCCCAGGGTTCCACGACGAGCCGGCCCAGGGTTCCGCGACGAGCCGGCCCAGGGTTCCGCGACGAGCCGGCCCAGGGTTCCGCGACGAGCCGGCCCAGGGTTCCGCGACGAGCCGGCGCAGGGTTCCGCGGCTAGCCGGCGCAGGGCCCTGTGGCGAGCCGGCGCAGGGTTGCGCGGCCGTGGCCGAGCGGTGCTCAGGGCGTCCCCCTCAGGGGGCTTCCTCCCCTTGTGCTACCTCCACGCGGTGGTGGACGTCGGCCGTCGCGGTGGCCGAGGCCCCGCAGGACAGGGCGGCGCAGGCGGCGAGGAGCGTGGCGATCGTGCGGCCCGCCCGGGGGCGCGGGGGCCGGGGGGCGGCCAGCAGGGCCTGGACGCGTCGCGGGACGGGCCCGGTGGCGGCTCCGGGCATGAAGCCGGGCCGGGCGGACCGGGCGGCGTGGCCGGCGAGGGCCGCGCGGGCGATGGCCCGGGCGGTCAGGCGCCGGTCGCCGACCGAGGCGGCGGCGGCCTCGTCGGCGGCCCGTTCGGCGGCGAGCCGGATCGTGTCACGGACCCGGCGCAGCGCTGGATGGCAGTGCGCCACGAGCTCCGCGGCGGCGAGGGCGGCGTGGTGGCCGCCCGCGTTGTGCGCCCGCTCGTGCGCGAGCAGCGCCTCCCGCTCGGGGCCGTCGAGGCTGCGCAGCATCGCCGTGGTGACGACGATCCGGTGCGGGCGGCCGGGCAGTGCGTACGCGTCGGGCCGGGGCGAGTCCACCACGCACAGGTCGCCGGCGGCGGGCCGGTGCGCGGTCTCGGCCCGGGCCGCCCGGTAGGCCCGGACCTGGCGCACCGCCGAGCGGATCAGGGCCCAGCCGGAGCGGGCGAGGGCGCCGGCCGAGGCGACGGCGGCCGGGACGACGAAGACGGCGGAGGCGGTGTGCAGTGGGTGGACCAGCTCACCGAGCGCGGCGAAGAGCGGCAGTTCGAGCAGCCCGATGAGGACCAGCGCGCCGAGCGCTGCCAGCGAGCAGCCGGCGAGGAGCACGGCGCAGCCGGTGACGGCCCACAGGGCGACGGCCGGGGCCAGCCGGCTCAGCGCCCGGCGGGCCAGGACCGGCAGGGCACACGGCAGCAGCAGGGGGAGCAGCAGCAGTGCGGTCATCGGCCGTCGGCTTCGAGCAGGTCCCGCAGGACACGTTCGTCGTCCGGGCTGAGCTGGGCGACGAAGCGGGCGAGGACGGTCTCCCGGTCGCTGTCCCGGTCCAGCTCGCTGTGCATCCGGCGGGCGGTGAGACCGTGGGCGTCCGGGACGTCCCGCGCGGGAGCGTAGGCGTAGCCGCGGCCCTGGCGCCGGCGGTCGACGACCCCCTTGTCGTGCAGCCGGGTGAGGATCGTCGTCACCGTCGTACGGGCGAGGTCCACGCCCAGGCTCTGCTGGACCTGTCCGGGTGTCCGGGGCGCGTCGGCGGCCCAGAGGACGGCCATGACGCTCGCTTCGAGTTCGCCGGCCGGCCGACGTTCGTCCTTGGCGTCGGTCATGGGAAGGTTCCTCACCCCGTCTTCGTCCGGCGTCCGGCTCCGTCTACACGATGGTAGTCGCGGCGATCCGCTCCACGGCCGCCGACCGGGAGAGAGCCCGGGGACGACCTGCCGGTCCCTGCCGGACGCCTCCGCGGGCCCTCCCCGGTCGCCCTCCGTCAGTCCCGCCGACGACGGCCGGCCGGTTTCTGCGGGACGCCCTCCGTCAGTCCCACCGAGGACGCCTTCCGGTCTCTGCGGTCTCTGCGGTCCCTGCCGGACACCCCGCGGACCCTCCCCGGCCCACCTCCGTCACTCCCGCCGACCACGAGCCTCGCCGAGCCGCGTCA contains these protein-coding regions:
- a CDS encoding VOC family protein; translated protein: MRRLALVTLVVHDYDEAIRFYTEALGFHLVEDAPRPDGSRWVVVEPGDGLGTGLLLARGKDAGQRARVGDQTGGRVGFFLHTDDFARDHARMTAAGVTFLEEPRHEPYGTVAVFQDLYGNRWDLLQPAGH
- a CDS encoding BlaI/MecI/CopY family transcriptional regulator, with the protein product MTDAKDERRPAGELEASVMAVLWAADAPRTPGQVQQSLGVDLARTTVTTILTRLHDKGVVDRRRQGRGYAYAPARDVPDAHGLTARRMHSELDRDSDRETVLARFVAQLSPDDERVLRDLLEADGR
- a CDS encoding M48 family metalloprotease — its product is MTALLLLPLLLPCALPVLARRALSRLAPAVALWAVTGCAVLLAGCSLAALGALVLIGLLELPLFAALGELVHPLHTASAVFVVPAAVASAGALARSGWALIRSAVRQVRAYRAARAETAHRPAAGDLCVVDSPRPDAYALPGRPHRIVVTTAMLRSLDGPEREALLAHERAHNAGGHHAALAAAELVAHCHPALRRVRDTIRLAAERAADEAAAASVGDRRLTARAIARAALAGHAARSARPGFMPGAATGPVPRRVQALLAAPRPPRPRAGRTIATLLAACAALSCGASATATADVHHRVEVAQGEEAP
- a CDS encoding adenosine deaminase, whose protein sequence is MTASRIDSETLRRLPKAVLHDHLDGGLRPATVVELADAVGHTLPTTDPDELAAWYFEAANSGDLVRYIATFEHTLAVMQTREGLLRTAEEYVLDLAADGVVYAEVRYAPELNTNGGLTMSEVVETVQEGLAAGMAKAAAAGTPVRVGTLLCGMRMFDRVREAADLAVAYRDAGVVGFDIAGAEDGFPPADHLAAFEHLRRENVPFTIHAGEAHGLPSIHQALQVCGAQRIGHGVRLTEDIPDLASGKLGRLASWVRDRRIALEMCPTSNLQTGCATSIAEHPITALKDLGFRVTLNTDNRLVSGTTMTREMSLLVEQAGWTVEDLRTVTVNALKSAFIPFDERKALIEDVVLPGYAAAL